A window from Toxoplasma gondii ME49 chromosome IX, whole genome shotgun sequence encodes these proteins:
- a CDS encoding hypothetical protein (encoded by transcript TGME49_265280) — protein MSTPEALDFQAMLAEARREAAERRQRQMELSCSNAAACAEPTFSCHEQRQAEPPGQVPQSAVPSQCRGGLRAVNSIDFFNLLQAPACCESSGFECEPGASDREAQVAAPRRSVLVVDLRAESAYRVSHVRQAVHGAAFLRDLQAAKRQRAGQTCPWSGVSLPENLVFHASSDEGNEVFWSFSQSGGAEAAAASPLRASGVAGKTETRKDGDSLQEESEAKRHLEAILAELADLCGNPGSEEDALPGEGTRDGMQKHRRNDKSANPHLFWLDCGFRAFRNAFPFLCLSSEDEAAAAVKMNATAAAALMSYPRQIFRRSAQVSRHPSQSSTLEASHPSADSHPDSCVSPVQAVYLGSPLHALSRGIRRRLRITTILDFSAEGLPAACGVCSCHTCPASDCRTQSTGSASQDGTRRGAAGLPEESEALARTRGAARETPTGSAAAEKLGQSASHVEKEAEAREEQVTSLRVVRAWDLRETSESSEPQENVCSRLLRKAGSVASSAVESSLCLEFFVEVIRGGLGKEPLHEAEGVRSLAAASPELPVAGTAAFPDERKAEETGGSVLVVHSNDVRSVSGCSAALAAFLASEKVARDRCGSVKTVLQLTTGGDKASVALARLMRRWPATRLESQHLRQLHRFCERLGGTGGDTKKRQVVSGGLLVDVSGGVSRRGALEESPTRREKTGGEELAEESRCVRSGEDRAFGAVEREAPEESSLDLRDAAMKMTLNLCRLPSDPVFLVPEISQVSASSLPDGGAEDALSACGTASLVALLWDLESVFNKQRGPRQESSKWKEHVRTLSDSATNEEQTARRETQLLASGLAALLSQIHQKTWSRSGASRQASGALSYSEDAAPADPRIGRVVLRSLAEVERSVKKRLLQLAPSEAREETEDAVEAESLWSSPWELLANCVGCWAARVVGKTGAEESEKEKELQGAEDSKRPAVRLPAKGAPVSSVEKAAVFQGLHQLLEMSFERLRVADRESESSAVGAYLLNLTLLKNALERPTEERDIGDFSEQRWLEEVGKPGNQVSKREADERKRLKKLLVAFLVQVVGREAAAFLALHSEGVPDSSQSRTSRLGRSESGHTANSMRFANEPEERQETLLGRPTSGICLALTALYGAFIKPMFLDAFHSAPATRDKACSGRHKNNKADKSKKRLKELFKTESMCFVLQVAEMWSAMHPTEGFEALQMLKRCLSNDTEDNEQCDENGLPPSLGIILRPIVLIANEIEGTE, from the coding sequence ATGTCGACACCTGAGGCTCTGGACTTTCAGGCAATGCTCGCTGAGGCGCGACGAGAGGCGGCGGAACGAAGGCAACGGCAAATGGAACTTTCCTGCTCCAATGCAGCTGCGTGTGCAGAACCGACTTTTTCGTGTCATGAGCAAAGGCAAGCAGAGCCTCCAGGCCAGGTTCCTCAGTCTGCAGTGCCCTCCCAGTGCCGCGGGGGGCTCAGGGCTGTGAATTCCATAGATTTTTTCAATCTGCTGCAGGCGCCCGCTTGCTGCGAGTCGAGTGGTTTTGAGTGTGAGCCAGGGGCTTCCGATCGTGAGGCACAGGTGGCTGCGCCTCGGCGATCGGTCCTCGTTGTCGATTTGCGAGCAGAAAGCGCGTATCGAGTCTCTCATGTCCGACAAGCGGTGCATGgcgctgcgtttctgcgAGATTTGCAAGCGGCAAAAAGGCAGCGCGCGGGCCAGACTTGCCCCTGGTCCGGCGTTTCTTTGCCGGAAAACCTCGTTTTTCACGCGTCTTCTgatgaaggaaacgaagtCTTTTGGAGCTTCTCGCAGTCGGGCGGCgcagaggcagcagctgccAGTCCGTTGCGCGCATCGGGTGTGGCggggaagacggagacgaggaaagacggagaCTCTTTGCAGGAAGAGTCGGAGGCAAAGCGACACTTGGAGGCCATTCTAGCGGAACTCGCAGATTTGTGCGGAAACCCAGGTTCGGAGGAGGACGCGCTTCCCGGCGAAGGAACGCGGGACGGGATGCAGAAACACCGGAGGAACGACAAATCCGCGAACCCGCATCTCTTCTGGTTGGACTGCGGGTTCAGAGCATTTCGTAATGCCTTTCCATTTCTCTGTCTCAGCTCTGAAGACGAAGCCGCGGCGGCAGTCAAGATGAACGCAACTGCTGCGGCTGCGTTGATGAGTTACCCGCGACAGATTTTTCGGCGGTCTGCTCAGGTGTCCAGACACCCGAGTCAGAGTTCCACTTTGGAGGCTTCGCATCCGTCTGCGGACAGCCACCCGGATTCTTGCGTTTCGCCGGTTCAGGCGGTTTATCTGGGTTCCCCGTTGCATGCATTGAGTCGAGGCATTCGCAGACGCCTGCGCATCACCACCATTCTCGATTTTTCCGCAGAAGGTTTGCCGGCAGCTTGTGGAGTATGCAGCTGCCACACCTGCCCGGCTTCTGACTGCAGAACGCAATCCACAGGCTCTGCGAGCCAAGACGGAACGCGTAGAGGCGCAGCAGGCTTGCCGGAGGAATCTGAAGCTCTGGCAAGGACTCGCGGTGCAGCACGAGAGACGCCGACTGGCTCCGCTGCCGCAGAGAAGCTGGGGCAGAGCGCAAGCCACGTAGAaaaggaggcggaggcgcgagaagaacaggTGACATCGCTGAGAGTTGTTCGTGCGTGGGAcctcagagagacaagcgagtCGTCGGAACCCCAAGAAAACGTATGCAGTCGACTGCTGCGGAAAGCGGGATCGGTCGCGAGTTCCGCTGTCGAgtcctctctttgtctgGAGTTTTTCGTGGAGGTGATTCGCGGCGGACTCGGGAAAGAGCCGCTTCACGAGGCTGAAGGCGTCCGgtctctcgccgctgcgtctccagagTTGCCTGTGGCTGGAACAGCAGCATTTCCAGACGAAAGAAAGGCTGAAGAAACTGGCGGATCTGTTCTTGTCGTTCACAGCAACGATGTGCGCAGTGTCAGTGGATGCAGTGCGGCTTTGGCGGCCTTTCTTGCCTCGGAGAAAGTAGCTCGCGACCGGTGTGGGTCTGTAAAGACCGTCCTTCAGTTGACCACTGGCGGCGACAAAGCCTCTGTAGCTCTCGCGCGCCTGATGCGCCGCTGGCCGGCAACCCGCCTCGAGTCTCAGCACCTTCGGCAGCTTCATCGATTCTGCGAGAGGCTTGGTGGGACTGGCGGCgacacgaagaagcggcaggtGGTATCGGGTGGCCTTCTCGTGGACGTTTCCGGGGGAGTTTCGCGGAGAGGCGCTTTGGAAGAGAGTCCAACTCGAAGGGAGAAAACTGGAGGCGAGGAGCTCGCTGAGGAAAGCCGATGTGTGCGCAGCGGAGAGGACAGAGCTTTCGGTGCGGTCGAGCGCGAAGCCCCCGAAGAGTCGAGCCTCGACCTTCGTGATGCAGCGATGAAAATGACTCTCAATCTTTGTCGCCTACCTTCAGACCCAGTTTTCCTGGTGCCTGAAATAAGTCaggtttctgcttcttctcttccagatggcggcgcagaagacgcgcTTTCTGCGTGTGGAACGGCTTCGTTGGTTGCGCTGTTGTGGGATCTCGAATCGGTTTTCAACAAACAACGGGGCCCTCGACAAGAGTCCTCGAAGTGGAAGGAGCATGTGCGTACTTTGTCTGACTCTGCCACGAATGAAGAGCAGACTGCCAGACGCGAGACACAACTCCTGGCAAGCGGACTCGCAGCCTTGCTGTCTCAGATCCATCAGAAAACTTGGTCGCGAAGCGGCGCTTCTCGGCAGGCGTCAGGGGCTCTGTCCTATTCAGAGGACGCTGCTCCTGCCGACCCACGAATTGGGCGCGTCGTATTGCGTTCCCTTGCGGAGGTCGAGCGTAGCGTGAAGAAACGTCTACTTCAGCTTGCGCCTTcggaagcaagagaagaaacagaggacgcCGTGGAAGCGGAAAGCCTTTGGTCTTCGCCGTGGGAGCTCCTTGCGAACTGCGTGGGGTGTTGGGCAGCAAGAGTGGTGGGGAAGACTGGCGCCGAGGAatccgaaaaagaaaaagaactaCAAGGAGCGGAAGACTCGAAACGTCCTGCTGTGAGGCTGCCCGCGAAAGGCGCCCCAGTGAGTTCAGTCGAGAAAGCAGCTGTCTTTCAAGGTCTGCATCAGCTGCTAGAAATGAGTTTCGAGCGTCTCAGGGTTGCAGACAGGGAAAGTGAAAGCTCTGCAGTGGGGGCGTATCTCTTGAATTTGACACTTTTGAAAAACGCTCTGGAGAGGCCGACTGAGGAACGAGATATCGGGGATTTCAGTGAGCAACGGTGGTTAGAAGAGGTAGGAAAGCCGGGGAACCAAGtgtcgaagagagaagcagacgaacgGAAGCGCCTGAAGAAGcttctcgtcgctttcttAGTGCAAGTAGTCGGGAGGGAGGCTGCAGCGTTCCTCGCCCTCCACAGCGAGGGTGTCCCAGACAGTTCGCAATCTCGTACATCTCGTCTTGGTCGTTCAGAGAGTGGGCATACCGCGAACTCCATGCGATTTGCCAACGAGCCggaagaaaggcaggaaACGCTTTTAGGGCGACCAACCAGCGGGATCTGTCTCGCTCTGACAGCGCTGTACGGTGCATTCATCAAGCCGATGTTCCTCGACGCGTTCCACTCCGCACCGGCGACTCGAGACAAAGCATGCAGTGGTCGACACAAAAACAACAAAGCCGACAAAAGCAAAAAGAGATTGAAAGAGCTGTTTAAAACCGAGAGCATGTGCTTTGTGCTACAAGTAGCAGAAATGTGGAGCGCGATGCACCCAACCGAAGGGTTCGAGGCGCTCCAGATGCTGAAACGATGCCTGTCAAACGACACGGAAGACAACGAACAGTGTGACGAGAACGGGCTTCCCCCCTCGCTCGGAATCATTTTAAGACCGATTGTGCTCATCGCGAATGAGATAGAGGGGACAGAATAA
- a CDS encoding hypothetical protein (encoded by transcript TGME49_265270) — MGSNCCKNALHQTKPSVPPPDLPPPDPGAPWPGDTFHRAPAVSAPVEPDGALPSTEFSSSAHWTSSSVSGPMGRLSPLSTFESCLGEDDATNDDPTSAFPVPRPVAEDAAPAASPRPWADEERQKTGKKSLSRLRAAFPEETRRFPLPFPRRKRRDSETDQRGENRESTENRENRDGVESSRKEAGREERAKRVSQLDFEDQHLMSYPPPGFPSSSTAVVDKAPESERADGGEGGDKKSGGARSGNLLSRFRQSLRRGNRGVTLGGSKRQGRDDRKANQGEKTVRKRASSSRSTQVGEEDGDRGKSKRIEEEQTERRSTGDPRHPVGGLASPDSEGTTTIGSPLSNREDDLERR, encoded by the exons ATGGGATCCAATTGCTGCAAAAACGCACTACATCAAACGAAGCCTTCAGTGCCTCCTCCGGACCTCCCGCCCCCAGACCCCGGTGCTCCGTGGCCTGGAGACACGTT CCATCGCGCACCAGCCGTCTCCGCGCCCGTGGAACCCGACGGAGCGTTGCCGAGCACCGAgttctcgtcctctgctcACTGGACTTCTTCGAGCGTCTCTGGACCCATGGGCcgtctttcgcctctcaGTACGTTCGAGTCTTGTCTGGGCGAGGACGACGCGACGAACGATGATCCGACGTCTGCCTTTCCTGTCCCCCGCCCCGTGGCTGAGGACGCAGCACCCGCAGCCTCTCCTCGACCTTGGGCAGATGAAGAACGTCAGAAGACCGGGAAGAAGTCGCTCTCTCGACTGCGAGCCGCCTttccagaggagacgcggagatTTCCTTTACCTTTTCCTAGGCGCAAACGCAGAGACTCCGAGACCGaccagcgaggagaaaaccgagagagcacagagaacagagagaacagagatgGAGTTGAGAGCagcaggaaagaagcagGACGGGAAGAGCGTGCAAAGCGCGTATCGCAGCTGGACTTCGAAGACCAACATTTGATGTCGTATCCTCCTCCAGGGTttccgtcttcctcgacgGCGGTTGTTGACAAGGcgccagagagcgagagagcagacggaggagagggaggagacaagaagagtgGAGGGGCGAGAAGCGGAAACCTCTTATCCCGCTTCCGACAGTCTCTGAGAAGGGGAAACCGAGGCGTGACTCTTGGGGGGAGCAAAAGGCAGGGACGGGATGACAGAAAGGCGAaccagggagagaagacggtcAGGAAGCGGGCAAGCAGCTCGAGGAGCACACAAGTTGGAGAAGAGGATGGCGACAGAGGCAAATCGAAGCGgatcgaagaagaacaaacagagagacgaagcacaGGCGATCCGAGACACCCCGTGGGTGGACTCGCCTCTCCCGACAGCGAGGGCACGACGACTATTGGATCTCCGCTGTCGAATCGAGAAGATGACCTTGAACGGCGATGA
- a CDS encoding hypothetical protein (encoded by transcript TGME49_265260): protein MSPSRNSAGGTGKPPVFPDSSETNAADPPFPHSAPESDELANLSQPTLQRGGAETSSRPPGGSPAITESEQAAVAAKIHATRAMWQVRLDEKMAKQEQRGYDEEALAARRQDVLNQRETKRFIRHESRSVDSDSPTWQLARTESNLERPRGSSTPEPSSPASGGRSPSAPDRTLTEEEKMKKQEEEDLLVAQRLQEEEALAASAAEAALFGEGEATHAAGEGPVAINGAETGDTGEVDRDFLLAMELQEQSQREAQQESDSLLAALLQQEEAAAAAPPRVIPSCLGDPLAPFVAQRAVPAYHTAGEGQVNQSAGVQRIQTVNPVSSGRPQTGDAGKTEKRRGFFSRIFGKKDKSNSQNTLSSSSSRPHFLSNERQVPAGRPDLIAAFQPAGEAAVTPVSAAYQTVGSPQTVSQSLELPERRTEIGQGANGEERQQRQVAQVVQTVEPARRNCGPQPPPR from the exons ATGTCTCCGTCAAGGAACTCTGCAGGTGGTACCGGGAAGCCACCCGTATTTCCCGACTCTTCAGAAACAAATGCGGCAGATCCGCCCTTCCCACACTCTGCTCCCGAAAGTGATGAACTGGCGAATTTGTCCCAGCCCACTCTGCAGCGAGGCGGGGCAGAAACTAGCAGCCGACCTCCCGGGGGATCCCCAGCAATAACAGAGTCCGAGCAGGCCGCGGTTGCTGCGAAGATCCACGCGACGCGCGCCATGTGGCAGGTGCGCCTCGACGAGAAGATGGCGAAGCAAGAACAACGCGGATATGAT GAAGAGGCGCTGGCGGCTCGGCGCCAAGACGTGCTAAatcagcgagagacgaagagattTATTCGCCACGAATCGCGGAGTGTGGACTCTGACAGCCCGACGTGGCAGTTGGCGCGAACAGAGAGCAACctggagagaccgagaggaTCGTCGACACCCGAGCCTTCGTCGCCCGCCAGCGGCGGCCGTAGCCCCAGTGCTCCTGACAGAACATtaacagaagaagagaaaatgaaaaagcaagaagaag aGGACCTCCTCGTCGCTCAGAGACttcaagaagaagaagctctgGCAGCCTCTGCCGCGGAGGCTGCGCTTTtcggcgaaggagaggcgacgcatgcagcgggaGAAGGACCGGTGGCGATCAATGGCGCGGAGAccggagacactggagaggTGGACAGAGACTTCCTGCTTGCGATGGAGCTGCAGGAACagtcacagagagaggcgcagcaggAG TCAGACTCGCTCTTGGctgcgctgctgcagcaagaggaagctgctgcagccgcgcctcctcgcgttATCCCTTCGTGCCTTGGGGACCCTCTGGCGCCTTTCGTCGCTCAACGTGCGGTCCCAGCCTACCACACAGCAGGCGAGGGGCAAGTGAATCAAAGCGCAGGAGTGCAGAGAATTCAAACGGTTAACCCCGTGAGCTCAGGGCGACCTCAGACCGGCGACGCGggcaagacggagaagcgaaggggCTTTTTCTCCCGGATCttcggaaaaaaagacaa GTCGAACTCCCAGAACACAttgtcttcgtcctcgtctcgaCCCCACTTTCTTTCAAACGAGAGGCAGGTCCCCGCTGGGCGTCCAGATCTGATTGCCGCCTTCCAGCCCGCAGGCGAGGCCGCCGTGacccctgtctccgcggcgtACCAGACTGTGGGGTCGCCCCAGACTGTCTCTCAAAGCCTGGAGCTCCCGGAGCGCAGAACGGAGATAGGCCAGGGGGCCaacggggaagagagacagcagagacaagTCGCCCAAGTCGTTCAGACTGTCGAGCCTGCGAGACGCAATTGCGGACCACAGCCGCCCCCCAGATAG